In a single window of the Clarias gariepinus isolate MV-2021 ecotype Netherlands chromosome 16, CGAR_prim_01v2, whole genome shotgun sequence genome:
- the LOC128544949 gene encoding polyserase-2-like, whose amino-acid sequence MAYRTLCVFLLLAKVCGIANLNNRIVGGLDAVPGSWPWQVSLQVYGSHYCGGSLINNGWVLSAAHCFKSYIASQVTVKLGLYTLEGNNSYRESRWLNKVIIHPAYKKEKHDNDIALLQLSSVVSFNNNITPVCLAETGSTFHNGTLTWVTGWGDIRVEVNLPSPGILQEVPVPIIGNKQCYCLYEKSKYLPVNFLLYKSYLVNITDNMLCAGLLEGGRDSCQGDSGGPLVIKQDSRWIQAGIVSFGWGCALPNSPGVYTRVSKYQDWINQEITTNQPGFIKYTSCGIDDDLQVSCRGLQPEKKITISTGSMYFSSGVVCGSANLNNISSGAESPLASAGTWPWMASLELNGTYVCGGTLIAQEFVMSSADCFSGSSNPSDWTVKLGRLNQNGSNPNEVSVNVTKITFSTNDSNNIAVLKLSTTPTLSDFIQPICVDFCNTNFSIGTQCLAAGWGSGGGGTAQQTLQQFNATIVDCGNVSSSNSICTEPIQLEQTERGGPLMCKTGQSWIQVAVLTLTSNSTNSTTSSTNNSNSTITRLHAGSDGGSPEAESLEDCTERMFSVEGSTSRRRSMSAHSKTPSSTQST is encoded by the exons ATGGCGTACAGGACATTGTGTGTGTTCCTACTCCTTGCCAAAG TCTGTGGCATAGCTAACCTCAACAACAGAATAGTAGGAGGACTCGATGCTGTTCCTGGATCTTGGCCTTGGCAAGTCAGTCTGCAAGTATATGGAAGTCATTATTGTGGTGGATCCCTCATCAATAATGGCTGGGTGCTCTCGGCAGCTCACTGCTTTAAAAG TTACATAGCCTCTCAAGTGACTGTAAAACTGGGCCTGTATACTCTAGAAGGAAACAATTCTTACCGTGAATCAAGATGGCTCAATAAAGTCATCATACATCCAGcctacaaaaaagaaaaacatgacaatgacaTTGCTTTACTGCAGCTTTCTTCTGTTGTATCATTCAACAATAATATCACTCCTGTCTGCCTGGCTGAAACAGGGAGCACTTTTCACAATGGCACCCTGACATGGGTTACTGGCTGGGGAGACATCCGTGTTGAAG TAAATCTACCATCTCCTGGGATACTACAAGAAGTTCCAGTCCCAATTATTGGAAACAAGCAGTGTTACTGTTTAtatgaaaaatctaaatatttaccCGTAAATTTCTTATTATATAAATCTTATCTGGTAAATATCACAGACAATATGTTGTGTGCTGGGTTATTGGAAGGAGGCAGGGATTCATGTCAG GGTGACTCTGGAGGTCCACTGGTCATCAAACAGGACTCTCGGTGGATCCAGGCTGGGATTGTGAGCTTTGGTTGGGGCTGTGCACTCCCAAATTCTCCTGGTGTGTATACAAGAGTTTCTAAGTATCAGGATTGgatcaatcaagaaatcaccaCAAACCAGCCAGGCTTCATCAAATATACATCCTGTGGCATTGATGATGATCTGCAAGTGTCTTGCCGTGGTTTGCAACCCG aaaaaaaaataaccataagCACTGGTTCTATGTATTTCTCTTCAGGTGTGGTTTGTGGAAGTGCCAATCTCAATAATATTTCAAGTGGAGCAGAAAGCCCCTTGGCATCAGCTGGTACATGGCCATGGATGGCCAGCTTGGAGCTTAACGGTACTTATGTTTGTGGTGGAACACTTATTGCTCAAGAGTTTGTCATGAGCTCAGCTGATTGCTTCTCTGG CTCGAGCAATCCCTCTGACTGGACTGTGAAACTGGGTCGACTCAATCAGAACGGCTCCAACCCCAACGAGGTCTCTGTCAATGTGACCAAAATCACATTCAGCACAAATGACAGCAATAATATAGCAGTGCTGAAGTTGTCTACCACTCCTACTCTTTCTGACTTCATCCAGCCCATATGTGTAGACTTTTGCAATACCAACTTCAGCATTGGTACTCAGTGCTTGGCAGCTGGCTGGggctcaggaggaggaggtacag CTCAACAAACACTTCAGCAGTTCAACGCTACTATCGTGGACTGTGGAAATGTATCTTCCTCAAACAGTATCTGCACAGAACCCATACAATTAGAACAg ACTGAAAGAGGAGGTCCTCTAATGTGTAAGACTGGGCAGTCTTGGATCCAGGTTGCAGTTTTAACCCTCACTAGCAACAGCACGAACAGTACCACTAGTTCTACTAACAACTCAAACAGCACCA